A genomic segment from Lignipirellula cremea encodes:
- a CDS encoding DUF1501 domain-containing protein, whose protein sequence is MLTLSDSLSQRRQLGRRYFMQIGGAALGSLALPMLNSRQAQGGGARSPVTGKSVICLFQQGGPSQLETFDPKVDAPAEIASVGGEIPTSVPGIRFGSSLPQLAQHAHRMAVVRNYQTNTGHGGVAPLVSKQLGDASIGSAYARVAGVNHPETGLPNSMFMIPQSIDGDQKTLGERFGKFDAVGGLGKAYAPFVPGGKGPLQEAMNLTLPRDRFDNRRNLLKSLDGARRQFDAVVEMDGLSGIQAQALDLVLKGVASAFDLSKEDPRTVARYDTSQYYNPRLWSYAGDKTRNNIPWYTAHTKTLGKMLLLARRLCEAGCGFITIHSEFVWDFHADSNNVAVAEGKQLVIEPFDHAVSAFIEDCEDRGLSDDILLVCCGEMGRTPRINKNGGRDHWPKLAPLMLYGGGLTAGQDIGRSTRDAGEAVGVPQTPDDLLATIFHTLFDYAEARLIPDLPTDLKRALASIEKNPGVLAIR, encoded by the coding sequence ATGTTGACCCTATCGGATTCGTTGTCGCAACGTCGTCAACTGGGCCGTCGCTATTTCATGCAGATTGGCGGAGCAGCGCTCGGCAGCCTGGCGTTGCCGATGCTCAATTCGCGACAGGCGCAAGGCGGCGGGGCCCGCAGTCCAGTCACGGGCAAGTCGGTCATCTGTTTGTTCCAGCAAGGCGGGCCGTCCCAGCTGGAAACGTTCGATCCCAAGGTCGACGCGCCGGCGGAAATCGCCAGCGTCGGCGGAGAGATCCCGACCTCCGTGCCCGGCATCCGGTTTGGCAGCTCTCTGCCGCAACTGGCGCAGCACGCCCATCGGATGGCGGTGGTGCGGAACTACCAGACGAACACAGGCCACGGCGGCGTGGCTCCGCTGGTCAGCAAGCAGCTGGGGGACGCCTCGATTGGATCCGCCTACGCGCGGGTCGCCGGAGTCAACCATCCCGAAACGGGCTTGCCCAACTCCATGTTCATGATTCCCCAGTCGATTGATGGGGACCAGAAAACCCTGGGCGAGCGGTTCGGCAAGTTCGACGCCGTCGGCGGCCTGGGCAAGGCGTATGCCCCGTTCGTCCCCGGCGGCAAAGGGCCCCTGCAGGAGGCCATGAATCTGACGCTGCCGCGGGACCGGTTCGATAATCGGCGGAACCTGCTCAAGAGCCTCGACGGAGCTCGCCGCCAGTTCGACGCCGTCGTGGAGATGGACGGCCTCAGCGGCATCCAGGCGCAGGCCCTCGACCTGGTCCTCAAAGGCGTGGCTTCCGCATTCGATCTTTCCAAAGAAGATCCGCGCACCGTCGCCCGGTACGATACCAGCCAGTACTATAACCCACGGCTGTGGAGCTACGCCGGGGACAAGACACGGAACAACATTCCCTGGTACACGGCCCACACGAAAACACTGGGGAAAATGCTGCTGCTGGCCCGGCGGTTGTGCGAGGCGGGCTGCGGCTTCATCACGATCCATTCCGAGTTTGTCTGGGACTTCCACGCCGACAGCAATAATGTGGCGGTCGCCGAAGGGAAGCAGCTGGTGATTGAGCCGTTCGACCATGCGGTGTCGGCCTTTATCGAAGACTGCGAAGACCGCGGCCTGTCGGACGACATCCTGCTGGTATGTTGCGGAGAGATGGGCCGCACGCCCCGCATCAACAAGAACGGCGGACGGGACCACTGGCCCAAGCTGGCGCCGCTGATGCTCTACGGCGGCGGACTGACGGCCGGCCAGGATATCGGCCGTTCCACCCGCGACGCGGGCGAAGCAGTCGGCGTGCCGCAAACACCCGACGACCTGCTGGCGACTATTTTCCACACGCTGTTCGACTATGCCGAAGCGCGGCTGATTCCCGATCTGCCCACCGATCTGAAGCGGGCGCTGGCCAGCATCGAAAAGAACCCCGGCGTGCTGGCCATCCGCTAA